A single region of the Toxoplasma gondii ME49 unplaced genomic scaffold asmbl.1192, whole genome shotgun sequence genome encodes:
- a CDS encoding cytochrome c oxidase subunit iii subfamily protein (encoded by transcript TGME49_323400~Predicted trans-membrane domain (TMHMM2.0):24-47:59-82:101-124:135-158:167-190:217-240), with translation MIAVHHHPTGLLKTAKSVGFQYPTTLRLFHIGYVLGVIYGLLLSLVLTARENYYSDASMISTIVLGVIISETGLFISFFWGVYTTSWTTGLDLEGLCLPDPSSIVLFMTIMLSALSIVVSSVYLKNQHLYTSCTNIMIFTLVVSFLMLVCTEYLGLSIYINDNGFGNGLFILTGIHFSHVIVGAILGFFNQGMYSSLVTYLPVNCITLSKCKGTLCKIFSEPFTILYLHFVEAVWIMIHVTFYL, from the coding sequence atgattgctgtacaccaccaccccactggactgcttaagacagctaaaagtgttggatttcaatatcctacgacattaaggttattccacatcggttatgttctaggcgtaatatatggattactgttatcactcgtattaacagcgagagaaaactactactcagatgctagtatgatcagtaccatcgtactgggagtaatcatctctgagacaggattatttataagctttttctggggagtatatactacgagttggactactggtttagatcttgaaggtctttgtttaccggatccaagttctattgtgctcttcatgaccatcatgttaagtgcattaagtatagtggtatccagcgtatatttgaaaaaccaacatttatatacaagctgtacaaatatcatgatattcactttggtagtctccttcctaatgTTAGTCTGTACGGAATACTTAGGTCTATCTATTTATATTAACGATAATGGATTTGGTAATGGTCTATTTATACTTACTGGTATACATTTCAGTCATGTTATTGTCGGTGCTATCTTGGGTTTCTTTAATCAGGGTATGTATAGCTCTCTAGTTACATATTTACCAGTAAACTGCATAACTTTGAGTAAATGCAAAGGTACATTATGTAAAATCTTCTCAGAACCATTTACAATCTTATATCTACATTTCGTCGAA